The stretch of DNA GGGCAGCAGTTCAGAAAGTGGCAGTGGATTGACGTGCGCATCGAAAAGGCTACAAAGGATCACCGCCCCGAGAGCCACAAGGTCTATGTCGACACAATCAATTGCAGCAATGTGATCGAGCCTAAGAAAGAGTGGTCGTCGCGGTGGGAGTGGTTAGACAAGATACCTGCGTTTGGTAGCTTTGATGCCATCGACGCGGCGAGGCTTGCCGATGGATTGTCGATCGCACTCCTGCGTCCGAAGCGGTTGCTCGGCCTCGACATAACTAAGGCCCGCAACCCGGATTGGACGGATGATGAGCGGGAGAAGCTGCTGCAAGAACAGATGCAGGGCAATCTCTTTTCTGAGGCAGAAGAGCGCAAGCAGGTGAAGCAGCTTCGCAAGGTGCCGTTTGACTTCTACTACCGATACGTCTGTGACACGCCTGACGGCGAGAAGGAGCATAAGCACAAGATCGTCGACTGGGAGGCGGGGGCGCTCTTCTGGAAATGCCGCGAAAGCTATCGTAGTGAGTGGGAGAAGCCGTTCCGCGCCAAGCTGGAGGAAGATCTGGGTAGCAAGGAGCTGATGTTCCTGATGGGTAACCAGCATCGGTTTCAGGACCAGTGGCTGATCATCAGTCTGATTTACCCGCCTAAGCGCAAGCCAGCTGACGACCGGCAAGGCGCGCTGTTTTAGTGTTCGCGCTGGAGATGTGTTCGACGTCAGCGCCGCAGTGCTGCCGCACTGCATTGGCGACCATTGAGCGGTGGCAGAAATTGAAGTCAGCCTCGTAGCAGAGCAGGGCGCAGTTCGACGAACTCACCAGGCTGGACAGGTCTGCGATAGCTGCCGTCTGTGTCTTCAGGTATTTGAGGAATCCGCCGGTGTACCGCTTCCAGTTGCCGTCCTCCCGGTAGCGATCGCGTACGGGCTTGGGACAGCCGAGATTGACCATATGGACATATTCCAAGCCGGAGAGGTTCAGCACACTGGCTAACGCTTTCTTTGAGAAGCCGGGCTTGCGCGACAGGGGCAGCTCGCGGATGTCCACAATGGTCTCAACGCCGTGCTCTGTGAGCAGGGACATGAACGTGTCGATGTCCAGTCCTTCGTAGCCTATGGTGAAAACAGTCATCGGTGTCCCTTCAAGGCGGTCGTAAATGCAGGAAGCGAGTGATTGGCGATGCCGGACAGCGTAGGTGATCTGTTGTAAGTCCGATTCTCGACAGACCTTCGATATATTTTCGCTTCCAGGCATGAGACAGCATTTTGCCGGAAGGCAGATTGATCGATATGGATTGATGCCGACCCAAAATGCCTACACGGTGCCTACATGAGCCCGTAAACGGACAAAGGGTTACAGGCGTAAGGCCTGTAACCCTTTGATTTTCTTGGTAGGCCGTACGGGATTCGAACCTGTGACCAACGGATTAAAAGTCCGCTGCTCTACCAGCTGAGCTAACGACCCAAAAGAGAAGCGAGATTATAGCGGGCCGTTTTTTACCCTGTCAACTGTTTGATGCGGGCGATTACAAAAAACACCGCAAAACGCCGTAAACGCCGCAAGCGCCGTTACCGCGAACAAAACGTCATTTGATCTGCGACAGCTTGCTCTGCGCGGTTTGCGCCACGGTTGAGCTGCCGTACTGCGCGATCAGTTGCTCGAGGGTTTTTTTGGCGGCGGTTTTTTGCCCCTGCTCAACCTGGTTGTTGGCGATGGCCAGTAACGCTTCCGGTGCGCGGGGGTGCTGCGGGTAGTTTTTCACCACGTTTTGCAAGGCTGCGGTCGATCCCTTGTAGTCGCGCAGCGCATACAGCGCGTTGCCGAGCCAGTATTGCGCGGTTGGCTGATATGGGCTGTGCGTGTATTGGGCGATAAAGCTGCGGAACGAAGCCGCTGCGTTTTTATATTCGCCGTTGCGGAACTGCTGCGATGCGGTATTGAACGCCTCCGTTTCACCCGGCTGCACGGTACCTTCCACGCCATCCACTGTTTGCTGCTGCGGCTCGAACTTCTTCAGCCGACTATCCAGATCGGTGTAGTAGTCTTTTTGCTGCTTTTGCAACGTGGTGAACTGGTTGGCCAGATCTTCGCTTTGTCCACGCAGCGTCGCAACCTGCTGGTTAAGCTGGTCGAGACGGTTGGACTGGTCGAGGATCGTGCGCTGTGCCGCGGCCAGCTGG from Paraburkholderia hayleyella encodes:
- a CDS encoding DUF488 family protein, coding for MTVFTIGYEGLDIDTFMSLLTEHGVETIVDIRELPLSRKPGFSKKALASVLNLSGLEYVHMVNLGCPKPVRDRYREDGNWKRYTGGFLKYLKTQTAAIADLSSLVSSSNCALLCYEADFNFCHRSMVANAVRQHCGADVEHISSANTKTARLAGRQLACA
- the ybgF gene encoding tol-pal system protein YbgF, whose product is MTHRFSWLRVTAATCAAGAALIFGTPAHAGLFDDDQARQAVLDLRAKSDNLASQLAAAQRTILDQSNRLDQLNQQVATLRGQSEDLANQFTTLQKQQKDYYTDLDSRLKKFEPQQQTVDGVEGTVQPGETEAFNTASQQFRNGEYKNAAASFRSFIAQYTHSPYQPTAQYWLGNALYALRDYKGSTAALQNVVKNYPQHPRAPEALLAIANNQVEQGQKTAAKKTLEQLIAQYGSSTVAQTAQSKLSQIK